The genome window tttttaccaaactgtACATTATCAAAAACCCTTTTTCCCACCCCGTAGAGTTTTCGCGTAAGTTTATATAAATGAAGCTTGGTTTTCTCACTTTTCCACGAGTCCATTTTGCCCAAGTGGTCTGTGTATCCGTACTCTTCTCCTCCTTCACCCAGTTTTGTTCTTTGCGACTCTTCTCCTCCATTTCTCAAGTGTTTCTTTTCTAGTgtctctttcttccatttttgcTTGAGAATAATAGACTATAACCCACCCCCAGCAGGGTTTTTCAAgattgttcttttttcttcttgctACCATCTCTTTGTTAATTAGGGCCgtaaattaattaagatttaaCTACAATTATGGATTCAGATATGTTTTGGAAGTCCCCTTCTTCATGCAGAGTCAGTAAGGTCATCTGGGTTGTCAAGCAGCTCCTATTATTTGTTGGTATCATCACCACTGCCCTCCTTATGTTGAAGCCATCATCAAAAATCTCATACACCTTCAACCTCTTATGCTTTAGCATTCCAAGCTTTTGGTTGTCGTTGAAAAGCTGGTTTTCTCCTCCTTATGTTTACGTTATTATATACTCCGTCCTCATTCTCATAATTATCCTTgcctcttcatcttcttcttcatctacCTTTTCCTTCGTCCACCACAACCGGTATCATCATGACTTCAAGGATATTAATATATCTATGGACACCACTGTGTTCAAAGACAAAGGCCTGCAGAGTCATTTCGTAGACAAATTTATAGTGGGCTCATCACCAGAGGTTTGGTCGGTGGCTGATTCCGGTGATGAATTTCCACAGGAAACTTCCATGATGATGCCAGAGAGTGGCCGGAAATGTACTGCTGGAGAGACAAAGGACAGATTGGAGGAGTCTGTGTTAAAAGCAATTGTTTGTAGGTGGGAGGATGATGATCAATACAAGACCCTTGATGCCAAATGGAAGGATATAAAGGAGGATCGGAAACAACTAACAAAGCACAGGAAGAGCCAAACATGGGATGTGCCACATGAGAATATTTTCAACTTGGCTCCGAGGGAAATGAGGAAGTTGGATACGTTCGTGGGTGAAAGGTCATCAGTTAGGGCAATTGGGGGTTTGAGGAGGGAAGAATTGCTAGGTCATGATGAGCTGAATCGCCAAGTAGAAGCCTTTATAAAGAAGTGTAAGAAAGACATGCCATTCAAGATCTGAAAGACTGGAATCTGATCAGCATTTAGGGAGTGtaatttacttttaatgttaaattatttgaagGGAAATATATTAATGGcataagtttttgtttttatcaattttgcttcttttggaagaaatatgacaaaattttagtttttttgtaaAAAGAGAGTAAATGCAAATAAAGTAGAaaccaatatatataaaatcacatAAGAGAATTGAGacagttgagagaatgaaagactaggagaatgaaagaaagagagaataagGCAAAGAGagtaagagagagagaatttctttctttctaggATGCATTTTCCTACAAGGGATGGAAAGCCTTTTAGGCTTTCCAAATGGTTCccatttactcatcttaaagatgagtaaatgaagttcataaatgaactttaattaattattacattaatgtggtcattcattacCTATTTATAACACTTCCCCTTGGATGACCatcatattaaaagaatatgcctcattaaaaccttgctagtaaaaacccctataggaaaaacctagcaaaagaaaaagagtacaatattcttataGTTCTTTAAGTTGTTCTTGGTATGTTAGGACTGTCTCGTTAAAAACTTTGCTATTAAAGTCCAGTGGGACAATACTTGGACAAAGGGAAAAATACTAGAGTACATTAACATCCTTTTACAAGCATACCGCCCCTCATGTCAATATCCTTGTGTTGATGCATTCCAAtcttgtgtattaacttcttgaatgttgaggttggcaatgaCCTTATAaataaatctgctagattattaCTTGAGcatatttgttgcacatcaatttcaccactcttttcgagttcatgtgtataaaataattttagttaaatgtgtttagttttatctcctttaatataaccccctaTCATTTGTGTAATGCAtacaacattatcttcaaataatactATCAGGTCACTTTTGATAAAGGAGAGTCCATATGATTTCCAAATAtgctggatcatagatcttagccatatacatttAGGACTTGCTTTATGAATTGCATGTATTTctaaatgatttgatgatgtgaatTTCATTATTTGTCTAACAGATCTCCATAAAATAGtagtaccattgcaattaaacacataccctatTTGTGACCCacctttatgtggatctaaAAGGTATTCTACATCTACATACCCAAGCAACTGTTTGATAtcattccaatgtcttcaaGTTGGAGCGAAActatatcttgctaataaattgatagaaaaagtAATGTTTAGACGTGAACAATTGACAAGATACATAAGTACAACAGTAACACTaagatatgtgactttgtcactttctttgtatcaatgaatgcatttggtaattgatttgcaagattttgcaaatgaatgatcctttgaaatttttagttcacattgatttatATGAGGATCAAGATGAGACATAGTAGATGAGTTCCAAATAATTTCTTATCATTATTCAAGAATTGGTTTTTCTCTCcctaatgatgggaaaacactctcattaaaatgacaatctaTAAAGCGGGTTGTAAAAACGTCACttgtcaaaggttcaagatatcttatgatagattgagaatcaaaacctacataaatcccaagtcttCATTGGTGACACATTTTAGCGCATTATGTAGGTGCAATTAGTACATGTATTGCACAACCAAATATTcataagtgagagatatttggttgttttccaagtaCGAGTTGTGAAgaggagtattcatggtaagttgtaggtcgaatacaGACTAAATTTGcaacatgcataatagcatgtccccaagcagaagtaggtaatttggttttcattagtaatagTTGAGCTATTAATTAGAGACGTTTGATAAAGAATTCGACTAAACCATTTTGGGCATGAGCATGAGCAACAAGATGCTCAATACTTATCTCTACTGACATGTAGTACttaatgaatgtttgagaagtaaattcactagcattatcaagacgtattgtcttaattAGATCATTTGGAAATTGTGCTTGTAATTTGATCATTTGTGCAAGAAGCCTAGCAAAGGCAACATTAAGTGTAGAaatgagacaaacatgtgaccacctagtagaaacatctattaagatcataaaataacggaatggtctatatggtggatggataggccTATATATGTTCCCCtttattctttctaaaaagactaTTGACTCATATATGAATTTAGTAAAAAATGGTCTAACtttcaatttaccttgtgagcaggcaacacatgagtattcattgggtAAAAGAATCTTTTGGTTatttagtggatgcccatgtgaatgttcgattattcgacacatcattgaagaccctgggtGACTTAGCTTGTCATGCCAAAAGACAAAAACTTTTGAGTCattgaacttctggttcacggcaacatatgattcaataacctttatagttgtatgatacaacctaAAGGAGAAAGCtgagagtttttccattataagcttctatTGGGATTGAGACCCTAAAAGCAAGGCATGATGTAACatagttagacttaactatcccttttctatccttttggtgtattgacattgatctGAGCATTCTGCCCATGtctcttatattgtacatggcttgggtacattaggagttgcacaaaagatacaagtcatgggttccttgtaagtagataagttgtccatggTTGGTTCATgcatttgggcaatctagtagagactgtAGTATGCCACCTCCTATTTTAAGGGATGACCTTGTCTTAGTTGTCGTGATGGGTTTCCCttagtgagtgcactagtgtatgtgatgcacattggataggacctatggtgaattaTGATGTAAGACTATTAATTGtaatgattcaccaagctactatactacatggactctcaaccttgagaggatattgagcctatgtcaaaatcaataggaggctttgacctatgggtgagaccttaaactggtcatatatccctatggattgggtcaccgttgatggaggctagtagcaacaggtattctcaatagagacatcaTAATATCTCGTGGGATTGAGACAACGTGACCCCTGGGTGATCCAAGGGACATGTGATAATGATTataaacactagttcatggggagtctgcatgaagtggatagtaggtcaaagacttgagcacttggtgtctcgttgtaatatacatagggtactgaagtgtagttgactctctatagcGAGATGTTGAGGcaatttcaaaattagattatgagggagccaatactcttatgggtcttagtggtcccctttctaagctcatattccttgttgGCACTacttatgagggttggatgggtttttagttcacttttgtgcatgagagtgttttgataattatgcaaggttgcccatgcataagtgagtggtatctctaaactaggctaattgattaattaggccttgtatggttaattaatcaattaacaacctttttgggctagattcagtgacctaagcccatgatgggcttaagtcacttaagcctagtaggaagcctataaatatcattttaggGGTTAAAGTTTCTAAGTCTTGCCATTATCCCCttcaatctagagagagaatctTATCctccacccttgagatctccaccatcttagTACCTAGATACAAGAAAAAGTCATCGggtggaagatcatggtgtttacgagaTCCATTATGACTTTGGAGTTACCTACATGATTGGAATTAATCCGAAAACATCCAGATCAAAGATATGtggctttattctctagatctatgttttccATGGTATCAATATTGGTTTTTGAATACCGGTTTATCCGCTACGATAGAATTAAAGAGCCtaggatagatttgcatgcaccctacatgATCCAGGGCATGGGAATGGAGTAATCCTAGGTTCCCAACAACTAGTATCAGAGCCCTAAAGTAGGTTATAGCATGTTAGACCTATTCTAGGGTGTGCTAACTCTGTTTTGCAAGGTTGTTTTACTCATCCCATGACCTAAAAGGATGAATGAATGTCATTATAGTcgttataattttctttctaattattataatcaattttgagttattattatgtttggatCTGTTGATGATCTTTGagttattaaagaaaaaatgatcaTTCTTAGGAGTTCTTAGTTTGAGATCCCTATCAACACAGTGATGTTGACTTGAACTCAAAATCAAGACTGCCTCCCAGTAGTTTCTTAGGAAAATCCACATGTGaatttgaagcttaggaagtcacgAATCTAATGGTTCAAGCGGattgcaattcggagttgaaatgagggagatatggccgAATGAAGCAAG of Vitis vinifera cultivar Pinot Noir 40024 chromosome 17, ASM3070453v1 contains these proteins:
- the LOC132252790 gene encoding uncharacterized protein LOC132252790, which encodes MDSDMFWKSPSSCRVSKVIWVVKQLLLFVGIITTALLMLKPSSKISYTFNLLCFSIPSFWLSLKSWFSPPYVYVIIYSVLILIIILASSSSSSSTFSFVHHNRYHHDFKDINISMDTTVFKDKGLQSHFVDKFIVGSSPEVWSVADSGDEFPQETSMMMPESGRKCTAGETKDRLEESVLKAIVCRWEDDDQYKTLDAKWKDIKEDRKQLTKHRKSQTWDVPHENIFNLAPREMRKLDTFVGERSSVRAIGGLRREELLGHDELNRQVEAFIKKCKKDMPFKI